One stretch of Gemmatimonadales bacterium DNA includes these proteins:
- the fahA gene encoding fumarylacetoacetase: protein MTLGDRSHDPARTSWVESANGHADFPVQNLPFARVKHGNTAGAIVVAIGDEALVIPAALEAGWGKDLPPGALSVGLSALNVFAGRPPEEWRAVRLALSDALSDPAWQERLRPALVPQSSLEFLVPFQVYDYTDFYASIHHATNVGSMFRPDNPLLPNYKWVPIGYHGRASSIVVSGTPVRRPRGQTAAPGDMTPTFGASKSLDYELEVGIFIGGRNPLGTPVPAATAANRIFGMCLLNDWSARDIQAWEYQPLGPFLAKSFATSVSPWVVTADALVPFHRPMPARPAGDPEPLDHLRVAGDWTVSIELTAALRSAAMRDAGTEPMLVSHVNFADAMYWSPAQLITHHASNGCNLYMGDLLGSGTVSGTTPDSRGCLLERTWRGRDPLTLPGGEIRRFLDDGDDVTFRGRCTADGAVSIGFGACTGSVLPA from the coding sequence ATGACGCTGGGCGATCGGTCACACGATCCGGCGCGCACCAGTTGGGTCGAGAGCGCCAATGGTCACGCGGATTTTCCGGTGCAGAACCTTCCGTTCGCGCGGGTCAAGCACGGCAACACCGCCGGCGCCATTGTCGTCGCGATCGGTGACGAAGCGCTGGTGATTCCCGCTGCGCTCGAAGCGGGGTGGGGAAAGGATCTTCCACCTGGCGCGCTGAGCGTCGGCCTGTCCGCGTTGAACGTCTTCGCGGGGCGGCCGCCGGAAGAGTGGCGCGCCGTTCGCCTCGCGCTGAGCGACGCACTCAGCGATCCGGCGTGGCAGGAGAGACTGCGGCCGGCGCTCGTGCCGCAATCGTCGCTCGAGTTTCTGGTCCCGTTCCAGGTGTACGACTACACCGACTTTTATGCGTCGATCCACCACGCCACCAATGTCGGATCGATGTTCCGTCCCGACAATCCGCTCCTCCCCAACTACAAATGGGTGCCGATCGGATATCACGGACGCGCGTCGTCAATTGTGGTGTCGGGAACGCCGGTGCGCCGCCCGCGAGGGCAGACCGCCGCTCCCGGCGACATGACGCCCACCTTTGGCGCGAGCAAGTCACTCGATTACGAACTCGAGGTGGGAATCTTCATCGGCGGCCGCAACCCGCTCGGCACGCCGGTTCCCGCGGCGACTGCGGCCAACCGGATCTTCGGGATGTGCCTGCTGAATGACTGGTCTGCACGCGACATCCAGGCATGGGAATACCAACCGCTTGGGCCGTTTCTCGCCAAGAGCTTCGCCACCAGCGTCTCGCCGTGGGTGGTGACCGCGGATGCGCTCGTTCCGTTTCATCGGCCGATGCCGGCACGTCCGGCGGGCGATCCCGAGCCGCTCGATCATCTTCGCGTCGCCGGTGACTGGACGGTGAGCATCGAACTGACCGCAGCGCTTCGTTCCGCCGCGATGCGCGACGCCGGCACCGAACCGATGCTGGTCAGTCATGTCAATTTCGCCGACGCGATGTACTGGAGTCCGGCACAGCTGATCACCCATCACGCCAGCAACGGATGCAACCTGTACATGGGTGATCTGCTCGGAAGCGGCACGGTCTCCGGCACGACGCCCGATTCGCGCGGCTGCCTTCTCGAGCGGACCTGGCGCGGTCGCGATCCGTTGACCCTTCCCGGTGGCGAAATCCGCCGGTTCCTAGATGACGGCGACGACGTGACGTTCCGCGGTCGCTGCACCGCTGATGGTGCGGTCTCGATCGGCTTCGGCGCGTGTACCGGATCGGTGCTCCCCGCATGA
- a CDS encoding sigma-70 family RNA polymerase sigma factor produces the protein MSPVHQPTQTSTDALWRSWRDQGDPDARRELLGRYLGLVHHAAREVAPRVRDAVSLEELVSAGSLGLLQAMEGFDIDRGLAFSTFAMRRIRGAILDELRARDPLSRADRAHVRRLDSAVAQLEQRTGRAPTASEVAQHLGVDNTTLHRWRERTAHAGPVSLEPEPNGRNLADQVGDDGEGAVFGALEHAERRGAIMAAVDGLPARERLVVSRSYFEERPLREIAAELGVTESRVCQLRAQALARLKRIPMLEYANE, from the coding sequence ATGTCACCCGTCCATCAACCGACCCAGACCTCCACCGATGCGCTATGGCGCAGCTGGCGTGACCAGGGCGATCCCGATGCCCGGCGCGAGCTGCTCGGCCGCTACCTGGGCCTCGTCCACCACGCCGCCCGCGAAGTGGCTCCTCGAGTGCGCGACGCGGTGTCGCTGGAGGAACTGGTTTCCGCGGGATCGCTCGGCCTGCTGCAGGCAATGGAAGGGTTCGATATCGATCGGGGACTCGCGTTCTCGACCTTCGCGATGCGGCGAATCAGGGGCGCGATCCTCGACGAGCTGCGGGCCAGAGACCCCCTCTCGCGCGCCGATCGTGCCCACGTGCGCCGCCTCGATTCTGCCGTCGCGCAGCTGGAGCAGCGGACCGGCCGGGCACCGACCGCGAGCGAGGTCGCCCAGCACCTCGGAGTCGACAACACGACGCTGCACCGGTGGCGCGAACGGACCGCGCACGCCGGGCCGGTGTCACTGGAGCCGGAGCCGAATGGCCGGAATCTCGCGGACCAGGTCGGCGACGACGGCGAGGGAGCGGTCTTCGGCGCCCTTGAGCATGCCGAGCGGCGCGGAGCGATCATGGCGGCGGTGGACGGGCTCCCTGCCCGCGAGCGGCTGGTCGTGTCACGGTCGTACTTCGAGGAGCGGCCCCTGCGGGAGATCGCTGCCGAGCTCGGTGTGACCGAATCGCGAGTCTGCCAGCTTCGGGCGCAGGCGCTGGCCCGGCTCAAGCGGATCCCGATGCTGGAGTATGCCAACGAGTAG
- a CDS encoding DUF4175 family protein — translation MTDLDQAPGASPRDVELRSAVAEIRRHWRRRRVIEGIPVVVAAAIVALLIGLGFRAALSSAATIIVATRVVGYLLLAIAVVRWMIVPAFRRPTDEQVALYIEEQAPDLRQLFLSAVYQLHEGSEAGKSPALAARVIDRAIAAVDQLERGAAIERPRARRAVARFAALAAAGALLVVAGPTTVREIAKILFVPWSRAAAAAIPALSVAPGNISIPRGAALDVRAAVRSLPDVQAELVVRTDSSDQWTRIAMVRDSTSIGFVARLFDINRNTIYYVDAGSLRSPQYHITVTDLPTVKELDVELHYPAYTGLPVQKISDGGDVVAVTGTSALVRITPTLPVTGGSLHFDDGSTVPLIRGADGGLAGSFRIAHDGFYRVDLVAANGTLVPGTVQHSVEALVDHPPTVRIDKPGHDTRVMSVDEVPISIRASDDYGVKGVELHYAVNGGADHVVPLSDSTHHGSIDFNAVHTVMLEDLSLHVGDLVAYHATARDGAGNAASSDIYFMEVRPYGLDYQSADANAGGGGGGGRGGANPGQFTVRQRQIISGTFNWQRDSARTGDRDRRANATTLAIAQGKLMTDVATQAAQISERGVRGEDTLFVLVQAELDSAATAMKPAEDGLGRHAMGDAIPAQEKALQHLQAADDAYRTITIQRGSGGGGGGGGGGSQDPKDLADLFELQTDKLKNQYETPRTQPSTDAQQAIDSVQQKLQELAARQEQENERQQRAADELSRRAGAQNGNSGRGQQGGAQRGGQQGQSGGQQGGQQGAQGAQGRGGGSGGGQQGQSGGQQPGAQGGSSGQQGQQLIRPPTAASGGAMGSSQRELARQVEEQARQLEKLSRDQNSPELADAARRMQEAADAMRQAASGSTPQGAAALDRLRDAARNLSGAQTSAEGQGIQDLARRANALGAEQQQIASSVAGLPSAPSPQRDQQMNALDQRKDALANAVSQLGLDARKQALQSRRDQPKAAAAAQSAADEITNRQLSDLIGYSKGVMRDNAADRSREVEREIGETLDSVAHRLAAASGSVSTPRDQLQSMALDRAHDLVSGLESLRNRTTGAQGDQLPGEQGDQQQGSRDGQSGNRGEQQRGQQGGQPGQQRAQQGGQRGSQGGQQGAQPGGQRGSQPGGEQGSQQGGQQGQQGQQGSQPGGQQGSQQGGQQGGQGGQQAGQASGQNSGSGGGNGAPNNLARGRGATGSFGDIRQFRGEVAVRAQDAEALRKQLSQQGVDVAPLDRAIGQLHRLQEQTNPGRADELQASIIAGLKDFEFNVWRKFNGDAGNTPALGSMAQVPPEYRAMVEEYYRSLARKGPN, via the coding sequence ATGACCGATCTCGATCAAGCTCCGGGCGCGAGCCCGCGGGACGTCGAACTGCGGAGCGCGGTCGCCGAAATCAGGCGCCATTGGCGACGCCGGCGCGTGATCGAAGGGATTCCGGTCGTCGTTGCCGCTGCGATCGTGGCACTTCTCATCGGTCTCGGCTTTCGCGCGGCGTTGTCATCCGCGGCGACGATCATCGTCGCGACACGCGTCGTCGGATACCTCCTGCTCGCCATTGCAGTGGTTCGGTGGATGATCGTTCCCGCGTTCCGCCGTCCGACGGACGAGCAGGTCGCGCTCTACATCGAAGAGCAGGCGCCCGACCTTCGCCAACTCTTCCTGAGTGCGGTGTACCAGCTGCACGAGGGAAGCGAAGCGGGCAAGTCGCCGGCGCTTGCCGCACGGGTGATTGACCGCGCCATCGCGGCAGTCGATCAGCTCGAGCGCGGTGCCGCGATCGAACGGCCGCGCGCGCGCCGTGCCGTTGCGAGATTCGCGGCACTCGCCGCCGCCGGTGCGCTGCTCGTTGTGGCAGGGCCGACCACCGTTCGGGAGATCGCGAAGATCCTCTTCGTGCCGTGGTCGCGTGCTGCGGCGGCTGCGATTCCGGCACTCTCGGTCGCGCCGGGAAACATCTCTATTCCGCGCGGCGCCGCCCTCGATGTTCGCGCCGCGGTGCGATCGCTCCCCGACGTACAGGCTGAGCTGGTAGTCCGGACCGACAGTTCCGATCAATGGACGCGGATTGCGATGGTCCGCGACTCGACGAGCATCGGGTTCGTTGCTCGCCTCTTCGACATCAACCGGAACACGATCTACTACGTCGACGCGGGGAGCCTCCGTTCGCCGCAGTATCACATCACGGTGACCGACCTTCCGACGGTGAAGGAGCTTGACGTCGAGCTGCACTATCCCGCGTACACCGGGCTGCCGGTGCAGAAGATCAGCGATGGCGGCGACGTCGTGGCGGTGACCGGGACCTCCGCACTCGTCCGGATCACGCCGACGCTGCCGGTGACCGGTGGGTCGCTGCATTTCGATGATGGCAGTACGGTCCCGTTGATTCGCGGCGCCGACGGCGGGCTCGCAGGCTCCTTCCGCATTGCGCACGACGGGTTCTACCGCGTCGACCTGGTCGCCGCCAACGGGACACTGGTTCCCGGTACGGTGCAGCATTCGGTTGAAGCGCTGGTCGATCATCCTCCGACGGTGCGCATCGACAAGCCGGGCCACGATACGCGGGTGATGTCGGTCGACGAGGTACCGATATCGATCCGGGCGTCTGATGATTACGGGGTGAAGGGCGTCGAACTGCACTATGCCGTGAACGGTGGCGCCGATCACGTCGTGCCGCTGAGCGACAGCACCCATCACGGCAGCATCGACTTCAACGCGGTTCACACCGTGATGCTCGAGGATCTGTCGCTCCACGTCGGCGATCTCGTGGCGTACCATGCGACCGCCCGCGACGGCGCCGGCAATGCGGCGTCGAGCGACATCTACTTCATGGAGGTCCGTCCCTACGGTCTCGACTATCAGAGCGCCGACGCCAACGCTGGTGGCGGAGGCGGTGGCGGACGGGGTGGGGCGAATCCCGGTCAGTTCACCGTGCGGCAACGGCAGATCATCTCGGGAACGTTCAACTGGCAGCGGGACAGCGCCAGGACCGGCGATCGCGACCGCCGCGCCAACGCGACGACGCTGGCGATTGCGCAGGGGAAGCTGATGACGGACGTCGCCACGCAGGCGGCGCAGATCAGCGAGCGTGGTGTGCGAGGCGAGGACACGCTGTTCGTGCTGGTGCAAGCCGAACTCGACAGCGCCGCCACTGCGATGAAACCCGCCGAGGACGGCCTCGGCCGCCATGCAATGGGCGACGCGATCCCGGCGCAGGAGAAGGCGCTGCAGCATCTGCAGGCCGCCGATGACGCGTACCGCACCATCACCATTCAGCGCGGGAGTGGAGGGGGCGGTGGCGGCGGTGGGGGTGGCAGCCAGGATCCGAAGGATCTCGCCGATCTGTTCGAGCTGCAGACCGACAAGCTCAAGAATCAGTACGAAACGCCCCGCACGCAGCCATCAACCGACGCGCAGCAGGCGATCGATTCGGTGCAGCAGAAGTTGCAGGAACTCGCCGCCCGCCAGGAACAGGAGAACGAGCGGCAACAGCGCGCGGCCGACGAACTGAGCCGGCGTGCCGGCGCACAGAATGGCAACTCCGGCCGTGGGCAGCAGGGTGGCGCTCAACGCGGCGGGCAGCAGGGCCAATCGGGCGGCCAGCAAGGTGGGCAACAAGGTGCGCAGGGGGCGCAAGGTCGCGGTGGTGGCAGCGGCGGCGGTCAGCAGGGGCAGAGCGGTGGGCAGCAACCGGGAGCACAGGGTGGTTCGAGCGGTCAGCAGGGGCAGCAGTTGATTCGCCCGCCGACGGCAGCGAGCGGCGGCGCGATGGGATCGTCGCAGCGCGAACTCGCGCGTCAGGTCGAAGAACAAGCGCGGCAGTTGGAGAAGCTTTCGCGCGACCAGAATTCGCCCGAACTCGCCGACGCCGCGCGACGGATGCAGGAGGCGGCCGATGCCATGCGGCAGGCCGCCAGCGGTTCGACGCCGCAAGGGGCGGCTGCACTCGATCGGCTGCGCGACGCCGCCCGGAACCTCTCGGGGGCGCAGACATCAGCCGAAGGACAGGGGATCCAGGATCTTGCACGCCGAGCGAACGCGCTCGGCGCTGAGCAGCAGCAGATCGCGTCGTCGGTCGCTGGACTCCCCTCGGCGCCGTCGCCCCAGCGGGATCAGCAGATGAATGCGCTTGACCAGCGGAAGGACGCGCTTGCCAACGCCGTCTCACAGCTCGGCCTGGATGCTCGCAAGCAGGCGCTGCAGAGTCGCCGCGATCAACCGAAGGCCGCGGCGGCGGCGCAGTCGGCCGCCGACGAGATCACCAATCGCCAGCTCTCGGATTTGATCGGCTACTCGAAGGGTGTGATGCGTGACAACGCCGCCGATCGCTCGCGCGAAGTGGAGCGCGAAATCGGGGAGACGCTCGACAGTGTGGCACATCGGCTCGCAGCCGCGAGCGGCAGTGTGTCGACGCCGCGCGATCAGCTTCAGTCGATGGCACTGGACCGGGCCCACGACCTCGTCAGCGGGCTCGAGTCGCTCCGCAATCGAACCACCGGAGCGCAGGGCGACCAGCTGCCGGGTGAACAGGGCGATCAACAGCAGGGATCGCGCGACGGCCAATCGGGAAACCGCGGCGAGCAGCAACGTGGCCAGCAGGGTGGCCAACCCGGTCAGCAACGCGCACAACAGGGCGGCCAGCGTGGATCGCAGGGCGGTCAGCAAGGTGCTCAGCCCGGTGGCCAGCGCGGTTCCCAACCGGGTGGTGAGCAAGGTTCACAGCAGGGCGGTCAACAGGGTCAACAGGGTCAACAGGGTTCGCAACCGGGTGGTCAGCAGGGTTCACAACAGGGCGGTCAACAAGGTGGCCAGGGCGGGCAACAAGCTGGCCAGGCGTCAGGCCAGAACAGTGGATCTGGCGGTGGCAACGGCGCACCGAACAACCTCGCACGCGGTCGCGGAGCGACAGGTAGTTTCGGCGACATTCGCCAGTTCCGCGGCGAGGTCGCCGTGCGTGCGCAGGATGCCGAAGCGCTCCGGAAGCAGCTCAGCCAGCAGGGCGTGGATGTCGCACCGCTCGACCGCGCCATCGGGCAACTGCACCGGCTGCAGGAGCAAACCAATCCGGGGCGCGCCGACGAGCTGCAGGCGTCGATCATCGCCGGACTGAAAGACTTTGAGTTCAACGTCTGGCGGAAGTTCAACGGCGATGCGGGGAATACCCCGGCGCTCGGATCGATGGCGCAGGTGCCGCCGGAGTACCGGGCGATGGTCGAGGAATACTACAGGTCGCTGGCGCGAAAGGGCCCAAACTGA
- a CDS encoding BatA domain-containing protein: MPLLFLVPLALAGLAAVAVPLILHLRRREREKPMRFPSLMFLQRVTISTARRRRITDIPLLLLRCAIVALAVLAFARPVFRPRPDAKPARGTRRIVVLIDRSMSMSHLAVWRAAEDSARALINALSPGDRVAVVAFDDEASVEQPLTLDHAAALAAVSRLHPTAGGTRFGAGIRAAREVLVKEADATGGEIDVVTDLQRAGATGMTGLTLPPAVTVRAVNASPKPHSNSAVTGITVQRLAGTDSARSRLVVSTQVAAHELPMPRPVHLTLTLNGRVAATRPATLPRDGTIGVTFDPVPLPIGEARLIVSIDHDSLTADDAFSAVVPAQVTRRVIVATPPDLPADEMLYLTRALEAGNDPSIKIERRAAQAIDGSAMRDALAVFLYDVPTPGGNAGSAIAAWVHDGGGLIVAAGPRLAAHGGSAGILPATERGLVDRTADRGGLLGTAALDHPIFAPFRAGGSAPLGTARFFRYPRLIPTGDAQVVARFDDGLPALVERQEGAGRVLVTAMPLDATSSDFPLQPTYLPFLRGMVLYAAGNAAAPLARTVGDAWLLPTAARNPVIRTPSQEIVRPEGRQRADATTLTEAGFYTVYDGNPSGDPIKVIAVNPAPRESDLGAMPAGELMVGVGQDSIKATERSAASLVEAERQQRIWRLLLILAAIALLGEMVVASTGWRGTAATVVGPTSEGSGR; this comes from the coding sequence ATGCCGCTCCTCTTTCTCGTTCCGCTGGCGCTCGCCGGGCTGGCGGCGGTCGCGGTGCCGCTGATCCTGCACCTCAGGCGGCGCGAGCGGGAGAAGCCGATGCGGTTCCCGTCGCTGATGTTCCTGCAGCGGGTGACGATCAGCACCGCGCGCCGCCGGCGGATCACCGACATTCCCTTGCTGCTGCTGCGGTGTGCCATCGTGGCGCTGGCCGTGCTCGCGTTTGCGCGGCCGGTGTTTCGCCCCCGGCCCGATGCGAAGCCGGCGCGCGGCACGCGCCGGATCGTGGTACTGATCGACCGCTCGATGAGCATGAGTCATCTGGCGGTTTGGCGCGCGGCCGAGGACTCGGCGCGGGCGCTGATCAACGCATTGAGTCCCGGCGACCGGGTCGCCGTGGTTGCGTTCGATGATGAGGCGAGTGTCGAGCAGCCGTTGACGCTCGATCATGCGGCGGCACTCGCCGCGGTGTCACGGCTGCATCCGACTGCAGGCGGGACACGCTTTGGTGCGGGGATTCGCGCGGCGCGCGAGGTGCTGGTCAAGGAAGCCGATGCCACCGGCGGAGAGATCGATGTCGTGACCGACCTGCAACGCGCAGGTGCGACCGGCATGACCGGCCTTACGCTGCCTCCGGCGGTCACCGTGCGCGCGGTCAATGCGTCTCCGAAACCTCACAGCAACAGCGCCGTGACGGGCATTACGGTGCAGCGCCTTGCCGGCACCGACAGCGCGCGCAGCCGGCTCGTGGTGTCGACGCAGGTTGCCGCGCACGAGCTTCCGATGCCACGGCCGGTACATCTCACGCTGACGCTCAATGGCCGCGTGGCGGCGACTCGTCCGGCGACACTTCCGCGTGACGGAACGATCGGCGTCACCTTCGATCCGGTGCCGCTGCCGATTGGCGAGGCGCGGTTGATCGTGAGCATCGATCACGATTCACTCACCGCCGACGATGCGTTCTCGGCCGTCGTGCCGGCGCAGGTCACCCGCCGGGTGATTGTCGCCACGCCGCCGGATCTTCCGGCGGACGAGATGCTGTATCTCACGCGTGCTCTCGAAGCGGGGAACGATCCCTCGATCAAGATCGAGCGCCGCGCAGCGCAGGCGATCGACGGCAGCGCGATGCGCGATGCATTGGCGGTCTTTCTCTACGATGTGCCCACGCCCGGGGGGAATGCCGGGTCGGCGATTGCCGCCTGGGTCCACGATGGCGGTGGCCTGATCGTCGCCGCCGGCCCTCGTCTGGCGGCACACGGCGGCTCCGCGGGGATCCTGCCGGCGACCGAACGCGGTCTCGTCGACCGTACTGCGGATCGTGGCGGCCTGCTCGGCACCGCGGCACTCGATCATCCGATCTTCGCGCCGTTTCGCGCCGGCGGTTCGGCGCCGCTTGGGACGGCGCGATTCTTTCGATATCCGCGCCTCATTCCTACGGGCGATGCCCAGGTTGTCGCGCGGTTCGACGACGGTCTCCCGGCGTTGGTCGAGCGGCAGGAAGGTGCCGGGCGTGTCCTCGTCACCGCCATGCCCCTCGATGCAACGTCGAGCGATTTCCCCCTCCAGCCGACCTACCTTCCGTTCCTCCGCGGGATGGTACTGTATGCCGCCGGGAACGCCGCGGCACCGCTCGCCCGAACGGTGGGTGATGCATGGCTGCTGCCGACTGCCGCGAGAAATCCCGTCATCCGGACTCCCTCGCAGGAGATCGTTCGGCCGGAAGGTCGCCAGCGGGCCGATGCCACGACACTGACCGAAGCCGGGTTCTACACCGTCTACGACGGCAATCCGTCGGGTGATCCGATCAAGGTGATCGCCGTCAACCCGGCGCCGCGCGAGTCCGATCTCGGTGCCATGCCCGCGGGCGAGTTGATGGTCGGTGTCGGTCAGGATTCGATCAAGGCGACTGAGCGCAGCGCGGCGTCGCTGGTCGAGGCAGAACGCCAGCAGCGGATCTGGCGTCTATTACTGATATTGGCGGCGATCGCCTTGCTGGGTGAGATGGTGGTGGCGAGCACGGGCTGGCGCGGGACCGCCGCGACGGTGGTTGGGCCAACATCGGAGGGGAGCGGACGATGA
- a CDS encoding DUF58 domain-containing protein, giving the protein MSNTAPESFIDPRILGQIGDLSLLARSVVDGFLHGLHRSSRAGLSLDFAEHRPYQPGDDLRRIDWRVYGRTDRFYLKTYEADTNADVVFALDASASMDYGTASYTKFDYARFLTASLAWLAQRQGDRVGLVTLAGDILDIVPPSTRHLNLLLHTLGRVKAKGEGQIPAMMERVAQLRGRSGIVVLVSDCYEDPSVLRRSLSGMRARGNDVIVFHVIDPGERDLPWTAPGNFEDAESGVRMPLRPDDLRKEYQEIFEEHRRTLLREFGRENIDYAVSETDRPLDASLRTFLDLRLMGSKAR; this is encoded by the coding sequence GTGAGCAACACGGCGCCGGAATCGTTCATCGATCCGCGGATCCTCGGGCAGATCGGTGACCTCTCGCTGCTGGCGCGAAGTGTCGTCGACGGTTTCCTGCACGGGCTGCACCGCTCCTCGCGCGCGGGGCTCTCGCTCGACTTCGCCGAGCACCGGCCGTACCAGCCGGGTGATGATCTGCGCAGGATTGACTGGCGCGTGTACGGCCGGACCGACCGCTTCTACCTCAAGACGTACGAAGCCGACACCAATGCGGACGTCGTGTTCGCGCTCGATGCGTCGGCCTCGATGGATTACGGCACGGCGTCGTACACCAAATTCGACTACGCCCGGTTTCTCACTGCATCGCTGGCGTGGCTGGCGCAGCGACAGGGCGATCGCGTCGGCCTCGTGACCCTCGCCGGCGACATTCTCGACATCGTGCCGCCCTCAACGCGACACCTCAACCTTCTGCTGCACACGCTCGGTCGCGTCAAGGCGAAGGGCGAAGGGCAGATCCCGGCGATGATGGAACGCGTGGCGCAGCTGCGCGGGCGATCGGGGATCGTGGTCCTGGTGTCGGACTGTTACGAAGATCCCTCGGTGCTCCGGCGCTCATTATCGGGGATGCGCGCGCGCGGCAACGACGTCATCGTCTTTCACGTCATCGATCCCGGCGAGCGCGACCTGCCATGGACGGCGCCGGGCAACTTCGAGGACGCCGAGTCGGGGGTGCGGATGCCGCTCCGCCCCGACGATCTCCGGAAGGAGTATCAGGAAATCTTCGAGGAACATCGGCGCACGCTGCTGCGTGAGTTCGGGCGCGAGAACATCGACTACGCAGTAAGCGAAACCGATCGGCCCCTCGATGCGTCGCTGCGGACCTTTCTCGATCTTCGACTGATGGGGAGCAAGGCGCGCTGA
- a CDS encoding MoxR family ATPase yields the protein MAVTLTSPPSQTDRLDDAALAERLHAGGGRIATELSKVIIGQQAVVEQALIALFAGGNCLVVGVPGLAKTLLIHSLSRALDLSFSRIQFTPDLMPSDVTGTDMIQDDPVTGHRKLSFLAGPIFANVVLADEINRTPPKTQAALLEAMQEKRVTVQGKTYQLEPPFFVFATQNPIELEGTYPLPEAQLDRFMFEVVMEYSPEEDEVAVVRSTTTVPPDAIVPVISREEILAYQQVVRRVPVADAVVRYAVKLVRATRPGDGSPDFIRQWLSYGASVRAAQALILGAKARALLQGRVHVTFDDVRALARPVLRHRLLRNFQAQSERVTSDQLVDRLVEAVPLPKSGL from the coding sequence ATGGCCGTGACGTTGACCTCTCCTCCCTCCCAGACCGACCGGCTCGACGACGCGGCGCTCGCCGAACGGCTGCATGCCGGAGGGGGCCGGATCGCGACCGAACTGAGCAAGGTGATTATCGGGCAGCAGGCGGTGGTGGAGCAGGCGTTGATCGCACTCTTCGCCGGCGGAAACTGTCTCGTCGTCGGCGTCCCCGGTCTCGCAAAGACGCTGCTGATCCACTCGCTGTCGCGGGCGCTCGATCTTTCCTTCTCGCGGATCCAGTTCACGCCGGACCTGATGCCGTCCGACGTCACGGGAACGGACATGATCCAGGATGATCCGGTGACCGGCCACCGCAAGCTGTCGTTCCTTGCCGGGCCGATCTTCGCGAACGTCGTCCTTGCCGACGAGATCAACCGGACGCCGCCCAAGACGCAGGCGGCGCTCCTCGAAGCGATGCAGGAGAAGCGCGTCACGGTGCAGGGGAAGACGTACCAGCTCGAGCCGCCGTTCTTCGTCTTTGCGACGCAGAATCCGATCGAACTCGAGGGGACATATCCGCTTCCGGAGGCGCAGCTCGATCGCTTCATGTTCGAGGTCGTGATGGAGTATTCGCCGGAGGAGGATGAGGTCGCCGTGGTGCGGTCGACGACGACAGTGCCGCCCGACGCCATCGTGCCGGTGATCTCGCGCGAGGAGATCCTGGCATACCAGCAGGTCGTGCGCCGCGTGCCTGTGGCTGATGCGGTGGTGCGGTACGCCGTGAAGCTGGTGCGTGCGACGCGCCCGGGCGACGGGTCGCCGGACTTCATCCGGCAATGGCTGTCGTATGGTGCAAGTGTCCGCGCCGCGCAGGCACTGATCCTCGGCGCGAAGGCGCGGGCGCTGCTGCAGGGGCGGGTCCATGTGACATTCGACGATGTGCGTGCGCTGGCGCGACCGGTCCTTCGTCACCGGCTCCTGCGCAACTTCCAGGCGCAGTCGGAGCGCGTCACCAGCGATCAACTGGTGGACCGGCTGGTCGAGGCGGTACCGCTGCCGAAGTCGGGGCTCTGA